A stretch of Comamonadaceae bacterium M7527 DNA encodes these proteins:
- a CDS encoding integration host factor subunit alpha, whose amino-acid sequence MEFAFESLETPALTKAALADMLYDNIGLNKREAKDMVEALFDLITEQLVSGEDVKITGFGNFQIRSKSPRPGRNPRTGQPVPIAARRVVTFHASPKLKDQVQAGVASLA is encoded by the coding sequence ATGGAATTTGCGTTTGAAAGCTTAGAAACCCCGGCGCTGACCAAAGCAGCGTTGGCCGATATGTTGTACGACAACATTGGCTTGAATAAGCGCGAAGCCAAAGACATGGTAGAGGCCCTGTTTGACTTGATCACAGAGCAATTGGTCAGCGGCGAAGACGTCAAGATCACTGGTTTTGGCAACTTTCAAATTCGCTCCAAGTCACCACGTCCGGGGCGCAATCCACGCACTGGGCAGCCTGTGCCCATTGCCGCGCGTCGCGTGGTCACATTTCACGCCAGTCCAAAGCTTAAAGACCAAGTACAAGCGGGCGTAGCCAGCTTGGCATAA
- a CDS encoding MerR family transcriptional regulator yields MEQTLPSIPAKRYFTIGEVGELCGVKPHVLRYWEQEFTQLRPMKRRGNRRYYQHHEVLMIRRIRDLLYEQGFTISGARNKLQELVHVQRNARKQASPDLADAALGQDDANALVEQAAMNLYNAPLAMSNSHDLVGLRAELVRIRDILTLDL; encoded by the coding sequence ATGGAACAAACACTCCCATCCATACCAGCCAAGCGCTACTTCACCATTGGTGAGGTTGGCGAGCTGTGCGGCGTCAAGCCGCACGTGCTGCGCTACTGGGAGCAAGAGTTCACGCAGTTGCGCCCCATGAAGCGCCGGGGCAACCGACGCTACTACCAGCATCACGAGGTGTTGATGATTCGGCGCATTCGTGACTTGCTGTACGAACAGGGCTTTACCATCAGCGGTGCGCGCAACAAACTGCAAGAGCTGGTACATGTGCAGCGCAATGCACGTAAGCAAGCGTCCCCAGACCTGGCCGATGCAGCGCTTGGGCAAGATGACGCCAATGCGTTGGTAGAGCAGGCTGCGATGAATTTGTACAACGCCCCGCTTGCCATGTCCAACAGCCATGACTTGGTGGGCTTGCGCGCTGAGTTGGTTCGCATACGCGACATTCTGACCCTGGACCTGTAG
- a CDS encoding RidA family protein has translation MSVYTQLQELGIELPPVSVPAAAYKPFTIAGDMVFLSGHIAKQNGVAWVGQLGKDTDTATGTAAARAVAIDLMGTLQAAVGGDLNKVVRIVKVMSLVNSTPTYTDQHIVTNGCSALLGEVFGPEVGAHARSAFGVAQLPMGACVEIEMIAQIKL, from the coding sequence ATGAGTGTTTACACGCAACTACAAGAACTCGGCATTGAACTGCCGCCCGTATCCGTACCCGCAGCGGCCTACAAGCCATTTACCATCGCCGGCGACATGGTGTTTTTAAGCGGCCATATCGCCAAGCAAAATGGCGTCGCTTGGGTTGGCCAATTGGGTAAGGACACAGACACGGCAACTGGCACGGCCGCTGCTCGCGCTGTTGCCATTGACTTGATGGGCACACTGCAAGCCGCCGTGGGAGGGGACCTGAACAAAGTGGTGCGCATCGTCAAGGTGATGAGCCTGGTGAACTCCACACCCACTTACACCGATCAACACATTGTGACCAATGGCTGCTCAGCGTTGCTGGGCGAGGTGTTTGGCCCAGAAGTCGGCGCACACGCGCGCAGCGCTTTTGGTGTGGCGCAACTACCCATGGGCGCGTGCGTTGAAATTGAAATGATTGCGCAAATTAAACTTTAA
- a CDS encoding DNA internalization-related competence protein ComEC/Rec2, whose amino-acid sequence MLHHDLHTAALYRLAHWPGALLFGAPTAWMAGVATLMFQPDLWSAWCYSVLLALALLLLACCLCDSCGFFHVAQSRLSPWSSLLVSMLALAFLGFASTGLRATHRQALGIDPSMEGTTVWVRGRIASLVHSDELAKRWQFEVSHVSTVAPDAGAEPDWSGDQWQAWPTMIALSWYHGARGGKASAPLPELLATQQWLLPVRLKAPHGKRNPFGFDWELHAWSQGLSAVGYVASRVNQQAQLLAPARNTGWLAWRADTKKRIGAALASSPRVAGLLSALVVGDQDAIASADWDLFRDTGVAHLVSISGLHVTMFAWLAHALLWGFWRVLGVRLMGRANAPVPIAVGAALGALAYALFAGWGVPAQRTVLMLFAWAALKVFGLRWSWPAVWLCVLAVVAAWDPWSVLSAGFWLSFVAVAALLGAVDRQPSVAVDVPLSKRMLASLMALWRVQWRLSLVLAPLTWLLFGQVSVVGTLVNLLAIPLVSFVVLPLAMVGLLGGVTQWAWQLLVPIVQAALAGLQWAQHFAWAVAQPAALPSWLGVSVALSVFVMAAPWPIRWRLQWAWVVVVALLYTPPRPASGNFEMLAFDVGQGSAVLLRTHRHSLLFDAGPRYAGGFDTGIGVIVPHLLATGDHLDAVVLSHADNDHVGGSASVLQSGVAEGAVVWSSFAPPPDASHTYQACRAGKRWQWDGVWFEWMHPGARSNSTTWPRISRSQRNAQSCVLRVSNQQAVVWLMADAGVAQERAIMGRLGEQGQSALPTVLVAGHHGAATSTSAAWLNYVRPNWVVMQAGYRNRYAHPSAAVLRRLSLLASKWHMQWQDTVHCGAATWRSSQPRQLGCEREMRPKHWQHRP is encoded by the coding sequence ATGTTGCACCATGACCTACATACTGCGGCTTTGTATCGCCTAGCGCATTGGCCTGGCGCTTTACTGTTCGGCGCGCCTACGGCTTGGATGGCAGGTGTGGCCACGCTCATGTTTCAGCCTGACTTGTGGTCGGCGTGGTGTTACAGCGTATTGCTTGCTTTGGCGCTGCTGCTGTTGGCTTGCTGCTTATGCGACTCATGCGGCTTTTTTCACGTTGCTCAATCACGGTTAAGCCCGTGGTCTAGCTTGCTGGTGAGTATGTTGGCCCTGGCTTTTTTGGGATTTGCCAGCACAGGGCTGCGAGCCACTCACCGCCAAGCCTTGGGGATTGACCCAAGCATGGAAGGCACAACCGTGTGGGTACGTGGACGCATAGCATCGCTGGTGCACAGCGACGAGCTTGCAAAGCGCTGGCAGTTTGAGGTGTCGCATGTCAGCACGGTTGCGCCAGACGCTGGCGCTGAGCCTGATTGGTCAGGCGATCAATGGCAAGCGTGGCCAACAATGATTGCATTGTCCTGGTACCACGGCGCTAGGGGCGGCAAGGCCTCTGCGCCTTTGCCAGAGCTGCTTGCCACGCAGCAGTGGCTGCTGCCTGTTCGTCTTAAAGCACCGCATGGCAAGCGAAACCCATTTGGCTTTGACTGGGAGCTGCACGCCTGGAGCCAAGGCTTGAGTGCGGTGGGCTACGTGGCCAGTCGGGTAAATCAGCAGGCCCAATTGTTGGCGCCTGCGCGCAACACCGGCTGGCTGGCATGGCGCGCGGATACCAAGAAGCGCATTGGCGCTGCCTTGGCCAGCAGTCCGCGTGTTGCTGGCTTGTTGAGTGCGCTTGTAGTGGGTGACCAAGACGCCATTGCCAGCGCAGACTGGGACTTGTTCAGAGACACAGGTGTTGCCCACTTGGTCAGTATCTCTGGTTTACATGTGACCATGTTTGCATGGCTGGCACACGCCTTGTTGTGGGGCTTTTGGCGTGTGCTGGGGGTTCGTCTAATGGGTCGCGCCAACGCACCAGTGCCCATTGCCGTTGGTGCAGCGCTTGGTGCGTTGGCTTATGCATTGTTTGCGGGTTGGGGCGTTCCCGCTCAGCGCACGGTATTGATGTTGTTCGCATGGGCTGCGTTAAAGGTCTTTGGCCTACGTTGGTCGTGGCCTGCGGTGTGGCTTTGTGTGTTGGCAGTGGTTGCGGCTTGGGATCCGTGGTCCGTGCTCAGTGCTGGCTTTTGGCTGAGTTTTGTGGCGGTGGCTGCGCTGCTGGGAGCTGTTGACCGGCAGCCTAGCGTGGCCGTTGACGTGCCGCTGTCAAAGCGCATGCTTGCAAGCCTGATGGCCTTGTGGCGGGTGCAGTGGCGCTTGAGCCTGGTGCTGGCGCCACTGACGTGGTTGTTGTTTGGCCAGGTATCTGTAGTGGGTACGTTGGTGAACTTGCTGGCCATACCGCTTGTGAGTTTTGTGGTGTTGCCGCTGGCCATGGTGGGCTTGTTAGGTGGTGTAACGCAATGGGCTTGGCAGTTGCTGGTGCCTATTGTGCAAGCCGCATTGGCGGGGCTGCAGTGGGCGCAACACTTTGCATGGGCGGTGGCGCAGCCTGCTGCCTTGCCAAGCTGGCTGGGTGTGAGTGTGGCTTTGTCTGTGTTTGTCATGGCCGCACCTTGGCCCATACGTTGGCGTTTGCAGTGGGCATGGGTGGTAGTGGTGGCGCTGTTGTACACGCCGCCTCGGCCTGCCAGCGGCAACTTTGAGATGCTGGCGTTTGACGTGGGGCAAGGCAGTGCTGTGCTGTTGCGTACGCATCGCCACAGCTTGTTGTTTGATGCTGGTCCCAGGTATGCCGGTGGTTTTGACACAGGCATTGGCGTGATCGTGCCGCACCTGTTGGCAACGGGCGACCACTTGGACGCAGTGGTGTTGAGCCATGCTGATAACGATCATGTTGGCGGCAGCGCTTCTGTGCTTCAGTCTGGGGTGGCTGAGGGCGCTGTTGTGTGGTCGTCGTTTGCACCACCGCCTGATGCCAGCCACACCTACCAAGCGTGCAGGGCAGGCAAGCGTTGGCAGTGGGATGGCGTTTGGTTTGAATGGATGCACCCCGGCGCAAGGTCCAACAGCACGACGTGGCCACGCATCAGCAGGTCACAACGCAACGCGCAGTCGTGCGTACTAAGGGTGAGCAATCAACAAGCCGTGGTATGGCTGATGGCGGACGCAGGCGTTGCGCAAGAACGCGCAATCATGGGGCGCTTGGGCGAGCAAGGACAAAGCGCTTTGCCCACGGTGTTGGTGGCAGGCCATCATGGGGCGGCTACGTCCACCAGTGCTGCGTGGCTGAACTATGTCAGGCCCAATTGGGTGGTGATGCAAGCGGGCTACCGCAACCGTTACGCACATCCAAGCGCCGCTGTGCTGCGGCGCTTAAGCCTGCTTGCATCAAAGTGGCACATGCAGTGGCAAGATACCGTTCACTGCGGTGCGGCCACCTGGCGCAGCAGCCAACCCCGTCAGCTCGGTTGCGAGCGTGAGATGCGCCCAAAGCATTGGCAACACAGGCCTTGA
- the mltB gene encoding lytic murein transglycosylase B has product MPATLLPSVFEPIRAPQLPASDLATLRRRLAGLACYGLLACTSHATSAPTEPHIAISAAPAKARLELRTERTQAHYATRQDAMAFATNWANANGVNPQQALAAIGAANKLDRVIKLVTPAPTTFKKDWRSYRARFVEPVRLKAGRAFWRANAQTLRRAQAIYGVPAWLIVGVIGVESLYGQHKGDFATLDVLSTLAFDFPKAHPKWAARQAFFNDELAAFLKLAGAQDKPIEQWVGSYAGALGWPQFMPSSWQRFAVDFDKDGHIDLLNSQADVIGSVANYFKAFGWQTDMPTHYRVKVDPKSPALAELLAPDIVPSFSASYLHNNGARLRKDGLAHQDKLALVRLDNAKGKPTYVAGTHNFYVVTRYNWSSYYALAVIHLGQAVENSMR; this is encoded by the coding sequence TTGCCCGCCACCTTGTTGCCCAGCGTATTTGAGCCCATCCGTGCACCGCAGCTACCGGCATCGGACCTTGCAACGCTCAGGCGGCGTTTGGCGGGCTTGGCATGTTACGGCTTGCTGGCTTGCACCAGTCATGCCACCAGCGCGCCCACTGAGCCCCACATTGCGATTTCTGCTGCGCCAGCAAAAGCCCGCCTTGAGCTGCGCACCGAGCGCACCCAGGCCCACTACGCCACGCGTCAAGACGCTATGGCGTTTGCCACCAACTGGGCCAATGCCAATGGCGTAAACCCGCAGCAAGCCCTGGCTGCCATTGGTGCTGCCAACAAGCTAGACCGCGTGATAAAGCTGGTCACACCAGCGCCCACAACATTCAAGAAAGATTGGCGCAGCTACCGCGCACGCTTTGTAGAGCCTGTGCGCCTGAAGGCGGGGCGCGCGTTTTGGCGAGCCAACGCACAAACGCTGCGGCGTGCGCAAGCCATCTACGGCGTTCCAGCATGGTTGATAGTCGGCGTCATTGGTGTAGAGAGCTTGTACGGCCAGCACAAAGGCGACTTTGCAACGCTGGATGTGCTGAGCACTTTGGCCTTTGACTTTCCCAAAGCGCACCCCAAATGGGCAGCGCGCCAAGCGTTTTTCAACGATGAGCTGGCCGCGTTTTTAAAACTCGCAGGCGCACAAGACAAGCCGATAGAGCAATGGGTAGGCAGCTATGCCGGTGCACTGGGTTGGCCACAGTTCATGCCCTCCAGCTGGCAAAGGTTTGCTGTGGACTTTGACAAGGACGGCCACATTGACTTGCTCAATAGCCAAGCCGATGTCATTGGCTCAGTGGCCAACTACTTCAAAGCCTTTGGCTGGCAAACCGATATGCCCACGCACTACCGCGTAAAGGTTGACCCTAAAAGCCCTGCCCTTGCAGAACTGCTGGCACCAGACATAGTGCCCAGCTTTAGTGCGAGCTACCTGCACAACAACGGCGCGCGCCTGCGCAAGGACGGGCTGGCCCATCAAGACAAGCTGGCGCTGGTGCGACTGGACAACGCCAAAGGCAAGCCCACCTATGTTGCTGGCACACACAATTTTTATGTGGTCACCCGCTACAACTGGAGCAGCTACTACGCCTTAGCGGTTATTCACTTGGGGCAAGCTGTAGAAAACAGCATGCGATAG
- a CDS encoding histone deacetylase family protein gives MGANHPECPQRLSAIDDRLLVTGVADALVALDAPLAHINDLLLAHTPEHVDNILSHSQRLATALKDVSGLSHLQIDPDTLMNAHTWQAALRAAGAAMAGVDAVMNGLLANVFCATRPPGHHAKRAQAMGFCFFSNVALAARYAQAVHGVQRVAIVDFDVHHGNGTQDVVQGVSGIEMFSFFQHPFYPYDEPFDGSANLHNVPVPAYAAGEAIRNIVTEQWLPALHAYQPELLLVSAGFDAHRNDDLAQLGLVEADYAWITEQLVDVANAYGKGRIVSCLEGGYDLGALANSVEAHVRVLADLA, from the coding sequence ATGGGTGCAAACCACCCCGAATGTCCGCAGCGCTTGAGCGCCATAGACGACCGTTTGCTCGTTACCGGTGTGGCAGACGCCCTGGTGGCTTTAGATGCGCCATTGGCTCATATCAATGACTTGCTGTTGGCGCATACGCCAGAGCACGTGGACAACATACTGAGCCACTCACAGCGCTTGGCAACCGCGTTGAAAGATGTGAGCGGTTTGAGCCATCTCCAAATTGACCCCGACACACTGATGAATGCGCACACGTGGCAAGCGGCCTTGCGTGCGGCCGGTGCGGCCATGGCCGGCGTTGATGCCGTCATGAATGGGTTGCTGGCCAATGTGTTTTGCGCCACCAGGCCGCCCGGACACCACGCCAAGCGCGCCCAAGCCATGGGTTTTTGCTTTTTCAGCAATGTGGCCCTGGCGGCGCGCTATGCCCAAGCGGTGCACGGCGTGCAGCGCGTGGCCATTGTTGACTTTGACGTGCACCACGGCAATGGCACGCAAGACGTGGTGCAAGGTGTCAGCGGTATCGAGATGTTCAGTTTTTTCCAGCACCCGTTTTACCCGTACGACGAGCCCTTTGACGGCAGCGCCAATTTGCACAATGTGCCGGTGCCAGCATACGCTGCCGGCGAAGCCATACGAAACATAGTGACCGAGCAGTGGCTGCCTGCACTGCATGCGTATCAACCCGAGTTGCTGCTTGTTAGTGCGGGCTTTGATGCACATCGAAACGATGACTTGGCGCAATTGGGTTTGGTCGAGGCCGATTACGCCTGGATCACAGAGCAGCTGGTGGATGTGGCCAACGCCTATGGCAAAGGGCGCATTGTGAGTTGTCTGGAGGGTGGGTATGACTTGGGCGCTTTGGCCAACAGCGTCGAGGCCCATGTGCGCGTACTGGCAGATTTGGCTTAG
- a CDS encoding mechanosensitive ion channel, translated as MQKVTSPSANAPASLSVWLDQLMLPNVLFECAALVLCGLLSWYVVRALRRSLESAPEENGVLLGRIGLDGALFPMLWLLLTVGARFALSMQIPITLLLVAIPMLMALVAIRLSVKIVRAVFPDSRWARRLERTVSWLVWLLLVLWGTDLLPSMLSEMSDLKFSLSGTEINLRQVMEGVLTAGLVLMLAMWVSAAIDHKLLSNAQGGELSVRKAISNMIRVVLLFVGLMVALTAVGIDLTALSVLGGAIGVGIGFGLQKLASNYVSGFVILAERSLRIGDMVSVDGFEGAITDIRARYTVIRSLLGQESIVPNEMLLINRVENLSLADTRIWQSTTVGVAYDSDVDKVSALLLSAATSQQRVLTEPAPSVSLVEFGADGLIFRVGYWIADPENGRMNVLSSINFEILRLLREHGIEIPYPQRVVHLKRDTQG; from the coding sequence ATGCAAAAAGTAACTTCTCCTTCGGCCAATGCACCGGCCAGTCTATCGGTGTGGTTAGACCAATTGATGCTGCCTAACGTACTGTTTGAGTGCGCAGCGCTGGTGTTGTGTGGTTTGTTGTCGTGGTATGTCGTGCGGGCCTTGCGCCGCAGTCTGGAATCGGCGCCTGAAGAAAACGGCGTGCTGCTGGGGCGCATAGGCCTTGACGGTGCGTTGTTTCCCATGCTGTGGCTATTGCTGACTGTGGGCGCGCGCTTTGCCCTGAGCATGCAGATTCCCATCACGTTGCTGCTTGTTGCCATTCCCATGCTGATGGCCTTGGTGGCCATACGCCTATCCGTGAAGATTGTGCGAGCGGTGTTTCCAGACTCACGCTGGGCGAGGCGTTTGGAGCGCACGGTGTCATGGCTGGTGTGGCTGTTGCTGGTGCTGTGGGGGACAGATTTATTGCCGTCAATGCTGAGTGAGATGTCTGACCTGAAGTTCTCGCTAAGTGGTACAGAGATCAATTTGCGCCAAGTGATGGAGGGCGTTTTAACAGCAGGTTTGGTGTTGATGCTGGCCATGTGGGTGTCGGCTGCCATTGATCACAAGCTGTTATCCAACGCGCAGGGTGGCGAGTTGTCGGTGCGCAAAGCCATCAGCAACATGATTCGCGTGGTGCTGCTGTTTGTGGGTTTGATGGTGGCCTTGACGGCGGTTGGAATTGATCTCACCGCGCTGTCTGTGTTGGGTGGCGCTATTGGTGTGGGTATTGGCTTTGGCCTGCAAAAGCTGGCTTCCAACTATGTGAGTGGCTTTGTTATTCTGGCTGAGCGCAGTCTGCGCATTGGCGACATGGTGAGCGTGGACGGCTTTGAAGGTGCTATCACCGATATTCGAGCGCGCTACACCGTGATTCGCTCTTTGCTGGGGCAAGAGTCCATAGTGCCCAACGAAATGTTGTTGATCAATCGTGTGGAAAACCTGTCCTTGGCGGATACGCGCATATGGCAGTCAACCACAGTTGGTGTGGCCTATGACAGCGATGTAGACAAGGTCAGCGCGTTGTTGCTCAGTGCTGCAACCTCGCAGCAAAGGGTCTTGACCGAGCCCGCACCAAGCGTGTCTCTGGTGGAGTTTGGCGCCGACGGCTTGATCTTTAGAGTGGGCTACTGGATAGCTGACCCGGAGAACGGCCGCATGAATGTGTTGTCCAGCATCAACTTCGAAATTCTGAGGCTGCTGCGCGAGCACGGTATTGAAATCCCTTATCCCCAGCGTGTTGTTCATCTCAAGCGCGACACCCAGGGCTGA
- a CDS encoding electron transfer flavoprotein subunit beta/FixA family protein has translation MKVLVPVKRVVDYNVKVRVKSDGSGVDIANVKMSMNPFDEIAVEEAVRLREKGVVTEVIAVSCGVTQCTETLRTAMAIGADRAILVETDAELQPLAVAKLLKALVDKEQPDLVILGKQAIDDDSNQTGQMLAALADWPQATFANKVEVADGKATVTREVDGGLETLAIQLPAVITTDLRLNEPRYVTLPNIMKAKKKTVDTYKPEELGVDVAPRLKTLKVAEPPKRSAGIMVPDVATLVDKLKNEAKVLG, from the coding sequence ATGAAAGTTTTAGTCCCAGTCAAGCGCGTTGTTGACTACAACGTCAAGGTCCGCGTGAAGTCAGACGGCTCTGGCGTTGACATCGCCAACGTCAAGATGAGCATGAACCCATTTGACGAGATCGCAGTTGAGGAAGCCGTACGCTTGCGCGAAAAGGGCGTGGTAACTGAGGTTATTGCTGTGTCTTGCGGCGTCACCCAATGTACCGAAACCCTGCGTACCGCCATGGCCATAGGCGCTGACCGTGCCATTTTGGTTGAGACAGACGCCGAGTTGCAGCCCCTGGCCGTAGCCAAGCTGCTGAAGGCACTGGTGGACAAAGAGCAACCTGACTTGGTGATTTTGGGCAAACAGGCCATTGACGACGACAGCAACCAAACAGGCCAAATGCTGGCCGCCTTGGCAGACTGGCCGCAGGCCACGTTCGCCAACAAAGTTGAAGTGGCAGACGGTAAAGCCACGGTCACACGCGAAGTAGACGGCGGTCTGGAGACCTTGGCTATTCAGTTGCCAGCGGTTATCACCACCGACTTGCGCTTGAACGAGCCACGCTATGTCACGCTGCCCAACATCATGAAGGCAAAAAAGAAAACCGTGGATACCTACAAGCCAGAGGAGCTGGGTGTGGACGTAGCCCCTCGCTTGAAGACCCTCAAGGTTGCAGAGCCACCCAAGCGCAGCGCCGGCATCATGGTGCCAGACGTTGCCACGTTGGTAGACAAGCTGAAAAATGAAGCCAAGGTTCTGGGCTAA
- a CDS encoding electron transfer flavoprotein subunit alpha/FixB family protein, with protein sequence MTALVIAEHDNASIKGATLNTVTAALACDGDVHVLVAGHNAAAAAAAAAQIAGVAKVLHAEDASFEHGLAEAVAAQVLAVAGSYGHILFPATASGKNIAPRVAAKLDVAQISDISKVLAPDTFERPIYAGNAIATVQSTDATKVITVRTTGFDAAVATGGSASTDSVAAAAGSGKSSFVGSEIAANDRPELTAAKIIVSGGRALGSEEKFNDVMIPLADKLGAAVGASRAAVDAGYAPNDWQVGQTGKIVAPQLYVAAGISGAIQHLAGMKDSKVIVAINKDPEAPIFGVSDYGLEADLFEAVPELTKSL encoded by the coding sequence ATGACCGCTCTCGTAATTGCAGAACACGACAACGCCTCTATCAAGGGCGCTACGCTGAACACCGTGACCGCCGCGCTGGCCTGCGACGGCGATGTGCATGTGCTGGTAGCAGGACACAATGCAGCCGCAGCCGCAGCCGCAGCCGCACAAATTGCAGGTGTAGCCAAGGTGCTGCACGCTGAAGATGCGTCGTTTGAGCACGGACTGGCTGAAGCTGTGGCGGCACAAGTGCTGGCAGTGGCTGGCAGCTACGGCCATATTTTGTTTCCAGCGACCGCATCCGGTAAAAACATTGCACCGCGCGTAGCCGCCAAGCTGGATGTGGCGCAAATCTCTGACATTTCCAAAGTCCTTGCGCCAGACACCTTTGAGCGCCCGATTTACGCAGGCAACGCCATTGCCACCGTGCAAAGCACAGATGCCACCAAGGTCATTACCGTGCGCACGACCGGTTTTGACGCCGCTGTAGCTACAGGCGGTTCAGCTTCTACAGACTCAGTCGCCGCGGCAGCGGGGTCTGGCAAGTCCAGCTTTGTGGGCAGCGAAATCGCCGCCAACGACAGGCCAGAGCTGACTGCGGCCAAGATCATTGTGTCTGGTGGCCGCGCTTTGGGCAGCGAAGAAAAGTTCAATGATGTGATGATTCCCTTGGCCGACAAGCTGGGCGCAGCCGTGGGTGCAAGCCGCGCCGCCGTTGACGCAGGTTACGCCCCCAACGACTGGCAAGTGGGCCAAACCGGCAAGATTGTGGCCCCACAGTTGTACGTTGCCGCAGGTATCAGCGGCGCCATTCAGCACTTGGCAGGTATGAAAGACAGCAAGGTCATTGTTGCCATTAACAAAGATCCAGAAGCGCCCATCTTTGGCGTATCTGACTACGGCCTTGAGGCCGACTTGTTTGAGGCCGTACCCGAGCTGACCAAGAGCCTTTAA